In Hahella sp. KA22, one genomic interval encodes:
- the leuS gene encoding leucine--tRNA ligase has protein sequence MEELYHPKKVEQEAQKFWEETDAFKVDEEPGKEKFYCLSMFPYPSGKLHMGHVRNYTIGDVISRYQRMQGKNVLQPMGWDAFGLPAENAALKNNVAPAKWTYENIAYMKNQLKLLGFGYDWNRELATCRPEYYKWEQWFFTRLYEKGLVYKKMSTVNWDPVDETVLANEQVIDGKGWRSGAVVERREIPQWFIKITDYAEQLLNDLDQLENWPEQVKTMQRNWINKSEGVEFHFKLKEHDGDLLVYTTRPDTIMGVTYVAIAPQHPLALEAAANNPELAKFLDECKNTKVAEADMATMEKRGMDTGFFVIHPLTNEPAPIWVANFVLMDYGSGAVMSVPGHDERDHEFARKYGLPIKQVISVIDADEADIQEKAITEKGILVNSGEFTGMTSLEAFDAVAEKLTAMGIGEKKVNYRLRDWGVSRQRYWGAPIPMMTLEDGSEVPVPLADLPVRLPEDVEMDGVKSPIKADPNWSKRSYNGQPATQETDTFDTFMESSWYYARFCCPNLESAMLDPAAANYWLPVDYYVGGIEHAILHLLYSRFFHKLLRDEGLVDSDEPFKKLLCQGMVIAETFYREDPSGKKIYFNPKDVRIDLDTQGNSPKAFLNEDGQPVIIGPKEKMSKSKNNGVDPQELIDKYGADTVRLFTMFAAPPEQSLEWSESGVEGQHRFLRRLWKLVHTHVEKKGAAPLNVAELNEAQRTLRRKTHETIKKMTDEFNHRMAINTGIAMVMELLNELSRFEDESPQGLAVVQEALETAVLVLAPIVPHISHGLWRELGHEDIVMNAPWPKLDEKALEKDSIELVVQVNGKLRARIQAAANTSKDELEKMAFDDENVQRFMEDKTVVKVIVVPGKLVNIVVK, from the coding sequence ATGGAAGAACTGTACCACCCAAAAAAAGTTGAGCAGGAAGCGCAAAAGTTCTGGGAAGAAACCGATGCATTCAAAGTGGACGAAGAGCCAGGCAAAGAGAAGTTCTACTGCCTGTCCATGTTCCCCTATCCCAGCGGCAAGCTCCACATGGGCCATGTCCGTAACTACACCATCGGCGACGTCATCTCCCGCTACCAGCGGATGCAGGGTAAGAACGTTCTCCAACCCATGGGCTGGGACGCATTCGGTCTACCGGCGGAAAACGCCGCGTTGAAAAACAACGTGGCGCCAGCCAAGTGGACTTACGAAAACATCGCTTACATGAAAAACCAGTTGAAGCTGTTGGGCTTCGGTTATGACTGGAACCGTGAGCTGGCCACATGCCGCCCTGAATACTACAAATGGGAGCAATGGTTCTTCACCCGCCTTTACGAGAAAGGGCTGGTCTACAAAAAAATGTCCACGGTCAACTGGGACCCAGTGGACGAGACTGTATTAGCCAATGAACAGGTTATCGACGGCAAGGGCTGGCGCTCCGGCGCAGTTGTGGAGCGTCGCGAAATCCCGCAATGGTTCATTAAGATTACGGATTACGCGGAACAACTGCTCAATGATCTGGACCAGCTGGAGAATTGGCCCGAACAGGTCAAAACCATGCAGCGCAACTGGATCAACAAGTCTGAAGGGGTTGAGTTCCACTTCAAGCTGAAAGAGCACGATGGCGACCTGCTGGTATACACTACGCGCCCTGACACCATCATGGGCGTGACTTACGTCGCAATCGCACCACAGCATCCGTTAGCGTTGGAGGCCGCCGCCAATAATCCTGAATTGGCGAAGTTCCTGGACGAGTGCAAAAACACCAAAGTCGCAGAAGCGGACATGGCCACGATGGAAAAGCGCGGCATGGACACCGGCTTCTTTGTCATCCACCCGCTTACAAACGAGCCTGCGCCGATCTGGGTCGCCAACTTTGTCTTGATGGACTACGGTTCTGGCGCAGTCATGTCAGTGCCCGGTCACGATGAGCGCGACCACGAGTTTGCGCGGAAATACGGCTTGCCCATCAAGCAGGTTATTTCCGTCATCGACGCCGATGAGGCGGATATTCAGGAAAAAGCCATTACCGAGAAAGGCATCCTGGTCAACTCTGGCGAATTTACCGGCATGACTTCCCTGGAAGCGTTTGATGCAGTCGCCGAAAAGTTGACCGCCATGGGAATCGGTGAGAAAAAAGTCAACTATCGTCTGCGTGACTGGGGTGTATCCCGTCAACGTTACTGGGGTGCGCCAATCCCCATGATGACGCTGGAAGATGGCTCGGAAGTTCCCGTTCCTTTGGCCGACCTCCCCGTGAGGTTACCTGAAGACGTGGAAATGGACGGCGTCAAATCCCCCATAAAAGCAGATCCCAACTGGAGCAAGCGCAGCTACAACGGCCAGCCAGCCACCCAGGAAACCGACACCTTCGACACTTTCATGGAGTCCTCCTGGTATTACGCGCGCTTCTGCTGCCCCAACCTGGAATCCGCCATGTTGGACCCCGCAGCCGCCAACTACTGGCTGCCCGTAGACTACTACGTAGGCGGAATCGAGCACGCCATTCTGCACTTGCTGTACTCTCGCTTCTTCCACAAATTGCTGCGTGACGAAGGTTTAGTGGACAGCGACGAGCCATTCAAGAAGCTGTTGTGCCAGGGCATGGTGATCGCAGAAACCTTCTACCGCGAAGATCCATCCGGCAAGAAAATCTACTTCAACCCCAAAGACGTTCGCATTGATCTTGATACTCAAGGCAACTCTCCAAAGGCCTTCCTCAATGAGGATGGCCAGCCCGTCATCATTGGGCCCAAGGAGAAAATGTCCAAGTCCAAGAACAACGGCGTTGACCCGCAAGAGCTGATTGACAAGTACGGCGCCGACACTGTTCGCCTCTTCACCATGTTTGCGGCGCCGCCTGAGCAATCACTGGAGTGGTCAGAGTCCGGCGTTGAAGGTCAACATCGTTTCCTGCGCCGCCTGTGGAAACTGGTGCACACACACGTTGAGAAGAAAGGGGCTGCGCCGCTGAATGTGGCCGAACTGAATGAAGCTCAGCGCACACTGCGTCGCAAGACTCATGAAACCATCAAGAAGATGACCGATGAGTTTAATCACCGCATGGCGATCAACACGGGCATCGCTATGGTGATGGAGCTATTGAATGAGTTAAGCCGTTTTGAAGACGAATCGCCCCAAGGCTTGGCGGTTGTACAGGAAGCGCTTGAAACAGCCGTGTTGGTGCTGGCTCCGATTGTACCCCACATTAGCCACGGTCTGTGGCGCGAGCTGGGACACGAAGACATCGTCATGAACGCTCCCTGGCCAAAGCTGGACGAAAAAGCGCTTGAGAAAGACAGCATAGAGCTGGTTGTTCAAGTGAACGGAAAGTTGCGCGCACGCATCCAGGCGGCGGCAAACACCAGCAAAGATGAGCTTGAGAAAATGGCGTTCGATGATGAGAACGTTCAGCGCTTCATGGAAGACAAGACCGTCGTTAAAGTCATCGTTGTACCAGGAAAACTGGTCAATATCGTGGTGAAGTAA
- a CDS encoding zinc ribbon-containing protein — translation MKQEDKAPEHVVQAYNNILQRVEKSLADVEVKTWETVKQEIDQAVEFEQGLAKLTKEEWNLLEAYVKRDMKELYHFVAETGKGLREWLRLDIDLIEQRIGDALLSIADKTLVDLEKLDYQLHHDPGTYVAGEVACPGVLKCDQCGKMVCLVETSHIDTCHRCQGIYFQRLTSRWPYEPELEGDVAPEGGD, via the coding sequence ATGAAGCAGGAGGATAAAGCGCCTGAACATGTCGTGCAGGCGTACAACAATATTCTGCAGCGCGTTGAGAAATCTCTCGCCGATGTTGAAGTGAAGACATGGGAGACTGTTAAGCAGGAGATTGATCAGGCTGTCGAGTTTGAGCAGGGATTAGCGAAGCTGACCAAGGAGGAGTGGAATCTCCTGGAGGCATACGTCAAACGCGACATGAAAGAGCTTTACCACTTTGTAGCGGAAACCGGCAAAGGGTTGCGTGAGTGGTTGAGGCTGGACATTGACCTGATTGAGCAGCGCATCGGCGACGCGTTACTGTCTATTGCGGATAAAACCCTGGTGGATTTGGAAAAGCTGGATTACCAGCTGCACCATGATCCGGGAACCTATGTTGCAGGCGAAGTCGCTTGCCCGGGCGTACTTAAATGCGATCAGTGCGGCAAAATGGTTTGCCTGGTGGAGACGTCGCATATCGACACCTGTCACCGGTGCCAAGGCATCTACTTTCAGCGGCTTACATCCCGTTGGCCCTACGAACCTGAGCTTGAAGGAGATGTCGCTCCAGAAGGCGGAGACTAA